In Actinomadura citrea, a single window of DNA contains:
- the recF gene encoding DNA replication/repair protein RecF (All proteins in this family for which functions are known are DNA-binding proteins that assist the filamentation of RecA onto DNA for the initiation of recombination or recombinational repair.) has protein sequence MHVAHLSLQDFRSYPAAEVALEPGVTAFVGPNGQGKTNLVEAIGYVASHGSHRAATDAPLVRHGAPRAIVRAGVVKDDRKALIELEINPGKANRARLNRSPVPRPREILGMLRTVLFAPEDLSLVKGDPGERRRFMDELLTARAPRFAGVRSDYDRVLKQRNALLKSAAAHRRSPGPEVLATLDVWDSHLARMGSELLAARLDLVGALRPLVAQAYAALAPHSDAADLIYKSSLGDAELSTDRGQLAEQILKAVAESRKQELERGVSLVGPHRDELVLRLGELPARGYASHGESWSFALGLRLAAFDLLRADGDDPVLILDDVFAELDTGRRSRLAEMVAPAEQVLITAAVPADVPAELTGGSYTVSDGQVVRDSEGTSE, from the coding sequence GTGCACGTCGCCCACCTTTCGTTGCAGGACTTCCGCTCGTATCCGGCCGCCGAGGTCGCTTTGGAGCCGGGGGTCACCGCGTTCGTGGGGCCGAACGGGCAGGGCAAGACGAACCTGGTCGAGGCCATCGGATACGTCGCCTCGCACGGCAGTCACAGGGCCGCGACGGATGCGCCGCTCGTCCGGCACGGGGCGCCGCGGGCGATCGTGCGGGCCGGGGTGGTGAAGGATGACCGCAAGGCGCTGATCGAGCTCGAGATCAACCCGGGCAAGGCGAACCGGGCGCGGCTCAACCGGTCCCCCGTCCCCAGGCCGCGCGAGATCCTGGGGATGCTGCGGACGGTGTTGTTCGCCCCTGAGGACCTCTCGCTCGTGAAGGGCGACCCGGGGGAGCGGCGCCGGTTCATGGACGAGTTGCTGACCGCGCGGGCGCCACGGTTCGCCGGCGTGCGGTCCGACTACGACCGTGTCCTCAAGCAGCGCAACGCCCTGTTGAAATCGGCGGCCGCGCACCGGCGCTCCCCTGGCCCGGAGGTGCTCGCCACCCTGGACGTGTGGGATTCGCATCTGGCGCGCATGGGATCGGAGCTCCTGGCGGCACGGCTCGATCTCGTTGGGGCGCTGCGCCCGCTCGTGGCACAGGCCTATGCGGCGCTCGCTCCGCACAGTGACGCGGCCGATCTGATCTACAAGAGCTCCCTCGGGGACGCGGAGTTGTCCACAGACCGTGGACAACTGGCCGAGCAGATCCTGAAGGCGGTCGCCGAGTCGCGCAAGCAGGAACTGGAACGCGGCGTGAGCCTCGTCGGCCCGCACCGGGACGAGCTGGTGCTGCGCCTCGGGGAGCTTCCGGCGCGCGGCTACGCCAGCCACGGCGAGTCGTGGTCGTTCGCGCTCGGGCTGCGGCTCGCCGCGTTCGACCTGCTCCGCGCGGACGGCGACGACCCCGTCCTCATCCTGGACGACGTGTTCGCCGAGCTGGACACCGGGCGGCGCAGCCGGCTGGCCGAGATGGTGGCGCCGGCCGAGCAGGTCCTGATCACGGCGGCAGTCCCCGCCGACGTCCCCGCCGAACTGACAGGGGGCTCGTATACCGTCTCGGACGGCCAGGTCGTTCGTGACTCCGAGGGGACGAGCGAGTGA
- a CDS encoding DUF721 domain-containing protein, producing MSDPQDVHKSAEDGAPPAKSGIELAREALAQAKADALKRGTMPGQGGKRKGAGRGGRVRDPGRGGDPQLFGAAIRDLMASRGWEQRAAVGGVFGNWAGIVGAELAEHTRPEHFEDGELTVAADSTTWATQLRLLSSTLVRRLNEELGHGTVRRVKVVGPSSGPRRTGAWRVR from the coding sequence GTGAGTGATCCACAGGATGTGCACAAGTCCGCCGAAGACGGGGCTCCTCCCGCCAAGTCAGGGATCGAGCTGGCCCGCGAGGCGCTCGCCCAGGCCAAGGCGGACGCGCTCAAGCGCGGCACGATGCCCGGCCAGGGCGGCAAGCGCAAGGGCGCCGGACGGGGCGGGCGCGTGCGGGATCCCGGGCGTGGCGGCGACCCCCAGCTGTTCGGGGCGGCGATCCGCGACCTGATGGCCTCGCGCGGGTGGGAGCAGCGCGCCGCCGTCGGCGGGGTGTTCGGCAACTGGGCCGGCATCGTCGGCGCGGAACTCGCCGAGCACACCCGGCCCGAGCACTTCGAGGACGGCGAGCTCACCGTTGCCGCCGACTCGACGACCTGGGCCACGCAGCTGCGCCTGCTGTCGTCCACGCTCGTGCGGCGGCTGAACGAGGAACTCGGCCACGGCACCGTCCGCCGCGTGAAGGTGGTGGGGCCCTCGTCAGGGCCGCGCCGGACGGGTGCGTGGCGCGTCCGGTGA